The sequence below is a genomic window from Desulfobulbus oligotrophicus.
GAGCATGCGCAACAATCTGGCCAAGATGGAGGAGGCCTTTGCTGCAGATGATGTTTCCACCCTGGCTGTGGCCGCTCATACGCTTAAGGGTACCTTGCTGCAGTGCGGGCTGAACGATCTGGCCGCCGTGGCAGAGCAGATCCACAGCCGGGCCCGCCACGGTGACGGCGGCAATGACAATAGCAAAATCATATTCCTGCAGCAGTCCCTGGCTGATATTCTGGTGACATCATAAACAAAGACAATCTTTTCACCTGTTCCTGGTCATTTTGTGCGCTGCGGTATCATGACCTGCTATGCGACCGTACATTGATGACGGTGTCCTCCTGTTCGTTTGACTCGGACTGATGGAAGATGATACACTTTGATTGTTGGAGATACCCCTTAACAAACACAGATACTTCCGTGGCAACCCGCAGATCAGGACAGGTTGAACACACTCGGAGCCGATATGCCCAACCCCGTCACTTGCATGACCTTTTCTCCTTACCAGCGCCTGCTCACTGCCATTGAACAGTCGCCCATACCAGGTGCCGACAAAGTACGTCTCACCCATTTTGCCGTCTTTGTTCTGCTTGGGCAGCCCGGACTGCTGGGATACTGTGTCTACAGTCTGGTGGAAGGGGAACTGCTCATGGCATTGATTCTTTTTGTAACCAACGTCACCCTGCTTCTCAGCTGGCAGTTGCTGTGTCATCTGCCGGTGGCGCAGCCGGTTTACAGGACCGTTGCGGTGATTTTCGGTGTCTTGCTGCTCTCCCTGATTGTAAACGGTGGAGACGGTGGTTCAAGAAGTCTGTGGATGCTGACGTATCCCCTTTTTGTCGTCTTTTTAGTCGGTGAAAAGGAAGGTTTTATCTGGATCTGCAGCCTGCTGGCAGTGACCTTGCTCGTGCTGTTTGTGCCCCTGTCCTTTCTTCACCCCTTCCCCTATGGCAAGGAATTTATCGTACGATTTGTGTCTGTTTACATGGTCGTGGCGGCCATTGCCTGCTGGACCGAGCATTTTCGTGCGCACTCCCGGACGTTGAACAGTGCGAAAAGACGACAGCTTGAATCTGTGCTCGAAGCTCTTCCGGCTGCGGTTCGTCTGAATGATAATACGGGAAGACCCCTGCTTTGTAACAGGGCCTATCTTGTTTTGACGCAGTTGACCCATGATGAGGTGTTTGATCCGGAGGAGATCGACAGTCCGATAATACCTCCTGACATGCAGTACACGAATATCCCGATTTCTGCTCCTGATGGAGCGTTGTATCGCCTGCAGATGTGGCAGGAGCGCGAAAGAGCTCAGGTGCAACCGGCACTATCCGATGGTCGGCGGGAAGAGGGGCGACATTCCATGGAGTATTGCAATGATACGGTACTTTCGTCTGTGGGGCCACATGATGTGGGGGTGGTTTCGAACACCCGGGACAACCAGATGCCTGCAAAACCCCTCTGATATGAGCATAAGCAAAGTACGATCCAACATCGTGCTTCACGATGAACAGGCACCAAGGCCATGAGAAGACGGTCTGCAGCCGGTACTGCCTGCAGGCCCCGAACCCCTAACTGTATACACACATTGACTTAAGACTATGCCTGTACCTGCTGAGCACTCGACGCATCAATCAACTCCTCTGGTGCTGGTGGTCGACGACGATCCGGCCATCCGCCTGCAAATCCGTTTTGCTTTGGAAAATACGGGACTCGCCATTGCTGAAGCGGGCAGTGGAGAAGAGGCGCTGGCGCTGTTTCGCGAAAACCCGCCGGATCTGGTTATGCTTGACGTGGTGATGACCGGTATGGATGGATTCAGCACCTGTTGGACCCTTCGCACTTTACCGGGAGGTTCCCATACTCCGGTGGTCATGATCACCGGGATGGAAGAACCGGAGACGATTGTCAAGGCCTTTGAAGCCGGAGCCACGGATTTTATCAGTAAACCCATAAACCTGCTTGTTCTGGGGTACCGGGTTAAATACTGGTTACGATCCGGCTTTATTCTCAACGAGCTGAGAATCAACCAGCAGCGACTGTTCAAAGCCCAGGAGCTTGCCAGCATGGCTCATTGGGAACGGGATCTCGACGACAACAGATTTCAACTCACCTGTCCGTTGCCCGGGGATTTCGGTCTCTCTACATCCAGCACCTATGATGATCTCTTTGCGCGGATCAACCCGGCCGAACAGGAAACAGTTCGACAGCATATCGACACCGCCTGCAGCCAGGAGCAGGCTTTTTCCGTGCAGTATCAGATCACTTTGACCGGCGGCGGTGAGCGGACTATCCTCAATCAGGGAGAGGTGGTATGGGACAGTGCGCATCAGCACCGGCTTGCCGTCGGCATCATTCAGGATATAACGGCGCTTAAACGCGCTGAAGACCGGATTCGTTACCTTGCCTTTTACGATAACCTCACCGGCCTGCCCAATCGCTCCCTTTTCCGTGAGCATTGGAATAAATTACTCCCGCTGGCGCGGCGGCACAACACGCGTTTAGCTGTTCTTTTTATTGATCTTGATCATTTCAAGCAGATTAACGACACCTTGGGACATTCCAGCGGTGATAAGGTTCTGGTCATAGTGGGTGAGCGTCTGAAGATGCTTTTCCGCCAGTCAGACATTGTTGCTCACAACCGCGAAGATCAGGTTTCCTCCCTCATTTCCCGGGTGGGAGGAGATGAGTTCACGGTGCTGGTGTCGGATATTACCAATCCTAATCATGTTGCCAATCTGGCCGAGCGGATCATTGCAGCTCTTCGAGAACCACTGCAGCTTGATGAACAGTCGGTGGTGTTGACCGCAAGCATTGGTATCAGTGTGTACCCTGAAGATGGAGACAACATCGATACGCTGCTTAAAAATGCCGACACCGCCATGTATGAGGCTAAAATTCAGGGCCGAGACAACTACCAGTTTTTCCAGACAGCCATGAATGAAGCAGCGGTGGCCCGGTTTCAGTTAAGTAACCGGCTTCGCAATGCTCTGGACAACAGGCAGCTCATTCTCTATTACCAACCGCAGTTTGCCACGACCAGTGGCCGGCTTACCGGCGTTGAGGCCCTTATCCGCTGGCAGGATCCGGAATTCGGCCTTATTCCGCCGAACCAATTTCTTCCCTTTGCCGAAGAAAACGGATTTATTCACCAGATCAACGACTGGGTTATCCGTGAAGCCTGCACGCAGGCACAGAAGTGGGTGAGCGCAGGGCTCTTTGAAGACAGCCGCATAAGTGTCAATATCTCCGGGCAGAATATTAACTTTAAACGTTTGGGAGAAACTATTTTTGAAGTCCTGAAGGATACCGGTCTCAATCCATACCATCTTGAGATCGAACTGACAGAACGGGTGATGATGGAGAAGCCTGATGAGGTCTGCCATACACTGAGTCTCCTGAAGCAGGCCGGTGTTTCCATTGCCATTGATGACTTTGGCACCGGTTACTCAGCTCTTAGCCATCTGCAGCTCTTTCCGCTCAACACCCTCAAGATCGACAAGTCCTTCATTGATAATCTCCAGACCACGGCAAATGGACATGCCCTTCTGCAGTCGATCATAGGCATTGCCAAAAGTTTTAATCTCAGGGTCGTGGCTGAAGGGGTGGAGACCGATGATCAGCGACTGGCTCTTGACGGTATGGCCTGTGACGAGTTGCAGGGGTATTTACTCGGCAGGCCGATGCCCCGGGAGTTGTTTGAGCAGCGCCTTTTAACTGATTATAATCAGACGTAGGTCACGGGCGGAGTTTGTGAAACCTTGCTGCCAGTTGACAAGAGGTTTTTGCAAGATCGGCCGCGGGCATGAAGAGACTGTTGACCGGTCTGAAGCCCGTCAGGTGTTACCTGGGGGTGAGGAGAGCGTCAGGTATCCAGCCGGTGAACTCTCTCCGGCTGCCTGAAGGAGGCGCGCAGGTGGTGTCAATGAAT
It includes:
- a CDS encoding two-component system response regulator encodes the protein MPVPAEHSTHQSTPLVLVVDDDPAIRLQIRFALENTGLAIAEAGSGEEALALFRENPPDLVMLDVVMTGMDGFSTCWTLRTLPGGSHTPVVMITGMEEPETIVKAFEAGATDFISKPINLLVLGYRVKYWLRSGFILNELRINQQRLFKAQELASMAHWERDLDDNRFQLTCPLPGDFGLSTSSTYDDLFARINPAEQETVRQHIDTACSQEQAFSVQYQITLTGGGERTILNQGEVVWDSAHQHRLAVGIIQDITALKRAEDRIRYLAFYDNLTGLPNRSLFREHWNKLLPLARRHNTRLAVLFIDLDHFKQINDTLGHSSGDKVLVIVGERLKMLFRQSDIVAHNREDQVSSLISRVGGDEFTVLVSDITNPNHVANLAERIIAALREPLQLDEQSVVLTASIGISVYPEDGDNIDTLLKNADTAMYEAKIQGRDNYQFFQTAMNEAAVARFQLSNRLRNALDNRQLILYYQPQFATTSGRLTGVEALIRWQDPEFGLIPPNQFLPFAEENGFIHQINDWVIREACTQAQKWVSAGLFEDSRISVNISGQNINFKRLGETIFEVLKDTGLNPYHLEIELTERVMMEKPDEVCHTLSLLKQAGVSIAIDDFGTGYSALSHLQLFPLNTLKIDKSFIDNLQTTANGHALLQSIIGIAKSFNLRVVAEGVETDDQRLALDGMACDELQGYLLGRPMPRELFEQRLLTDYNQT